Proteins encoded in a region of the Panicum hallii strain FIL2 chromosome 3, PHallii_v3.1, whole genome shotgun sequence genome:
- the LOC112887434 gene encoding SH3 and multiple ankyrin repeat domains protein 2-like, producing the protein MDEDRAGGPHHHRPSPPPSSDAGKRRRLPNVRLAGSVPPPSHLPHPRRVPVVPATRSRVPLHLRHQQNNSHHQAPSADQPQTLPKPSADSGDDLALALAAAFPRKPRAPEAAAAGKANERADETESEPEPETETEEYGEAGEEVDDVAGWLWRMGMGRYAAAFEAHEVDAAVLPCLTMDDLRDMGIGAVGARRKLFCAIQRLAPPPPPPPPRR; encoded by the coding sequence ATGGACGAGGACCGCGCCGGCGggccccaccaccaccgcccctcgccgccgccgtcctcggacGCCGGCAAGCGGCGCCGCCTCCCCAACGTCCGCCTCGCGGGCTCCGTCCCGCCCCCGTCCCACCTCCCGCACCCGCGCCGCGTCCCCGTCGTCCCCGCCACCAGGTCCCGCGTACCCCTGCACCTCAGGCACCAGCAAAACAATAGCCACCACCAGGCCCCCTCAGCGGACCAGCCCCAAACCCTCCCAAAACCCTCCGCCGACAGCGGCGACGAcctcgccctcgccctcgccgccgcgttccCCCGCAAGCCCAGGGCTCcggaggcggccgcggcggggaaGGCAAACGAGAGGGCGGATGAGACGGAGTCGGAGCCGGAGCCCGAGACGGAGACGGAGGAGTACGGGGAAGCCGGGGAGGAGGTGGACGACGTGGCGGGGTGGCTGTGGCGGATGGGGATGGGCCGCTACGCGGCGGCGTTCGAGGCGCACGAGGTGGACGCAGCCGTGCTGCCCTGCCTCACCATGGACGACCTCCGGGACATGGGCATCGGCGCCGTCGGGGCGCGCCGCAAGCTCTTCTGCGCCATCCAGAGGctcgccccgcccccgccgccgccgccaccacggaGGTGA